The genomic region gaaaaaagaaaaagaaaaaaaaataaaataaaaaaacaattacAATTCTGTTGACATTAACTCtacaatattttatattcttccccttctctctagtCCCACTACTACCAAACTAATTTAAATCCTCATTGATTTTCACCTAGGCTATCTAATCACTAGGCAATACTCCTATGTCTAGTTTCTCTTTTGCACCCTCCATTTATCCACTCTGATAGGatattgatcttcctaaagcatagttctTCTCAATAACCTTCAATGGCTCCgcattatttaataataataataacaaacatttagaTAGTGCTCTAAGATTTGTtaagtattatatgtatattattgtaGTGCCAATTCAATATTCACAGAGCTTATGGTGGCTATGAATCAAAAAATACAACAGACTCTCTACATGGAAGAAAGacttaaaacatttattcaaacatcagacagccaaatccatcatagcaacaaagaaatacaTGCACCATAGCAATGCggggggcactgccatccccaaaccttccctctgctagggccttcccacaaatgaacacctTCAAGCAAAATGCCCTTCTCTCACGCACAGCTagctgcctgcttcctctctcttcctcagctctaactgctctgaccaacttcctcccagttctgttccacccttcctctccacccttcctgctctaccTGTTCaccaagctcctcccactacaggGTCATGTGACCgagacttccatgtgactcagacaggtcacatgggtctATTAGTGGATGTGAAGATCTTCAAATTCTATTACCATTACATTTGGCAGGGGGAAGGCTTAGGGATGACAATGCCCCCTGCATTATTATTGTATATAGAcatctttgttgctgtgatggagtTGGCTTTCTGGTGCTGGGATTCAGCTTTCTGgtgactgaataaatgttttggttctgtcttccatatagtgAGTTTGTTACATTTTGTGATTCATATCTATGCCAGGATATTTATAGCCACTGTAGTCATTGTGAATATTGTGTTGGTGCTACACTTGCTGAAGAGGATGGGATCGCAAAATATCAGACCTCtacttggaggcaagaagactttagagaaggaaatggatatcTCAGGATGAGGGATTTATGTTATTTCTCCCTAGTAAGAGAATGGGCTATAAGCACAGGGCTCTGTGAAAACTGAGAACCGAGGCTACAGAagggagaacctagagatttaGAAATATGCTTACAAGGAATACAAACAGAACCAGGGAAAGAACTGGCAAGTGTGTGAGGAGAGGCTGGCCTTTGCTAACAAGTTATCACCTTATGTGTAAAAGCAGAGACAAGCCTCTAGAAGAGAAAGCTTAGATGGAAAGAGAGACAGCTGGTTTGCCTGGGAATCTTTCTGTGCCATAGCAGTcagctttcctttagaaaagcaagcTAGGGTGTCTCATGTGGTAGAATAGAAGGCAGCTGTTAATTTAGCTCTCAAAAGAAGTGAAAAACTAACAAAAAGTATGTGCATGCAGCCCTTGCACAGGCTGGTCTTAGTTGCCCTGACGACTGCCAGGATGATGtgtgggaggaaaatgaaacaaagttagaGAAGGAGGCTTCTAATGCAGAAGTCTGTCCAATATTAAGAAGAAACCAGAAGAACCAGAGGGGCCACACAGTGTCTATGGAGGTAACtgaggattttacacagcaggagtTCAGATATTTTGAGTCAATTCACCAAGGATGGAAGAATCATTAGtgtcttggatggtgagaatcagtgaggAAGGGGCCAGAGGAGTATCAATAGATAATATAGATTGCTTGAAATTCATAGGtattagaatcttttttttacaATAAGCTTTTAGGGATTACATATGCAAGGAGGTAGCATGAAATTGATCTGTTAATTCTAGCTGCAGATGGAAGCAACAGGCAATTACCTACTGACTTTATGTGACCTAGTGGAGATAGACACTGGTATTCACTTAGGGATTATATGAGAAAGCTAAATGAGGAGGTAATGAAGGCAGCAATCATAATGAGAAACACCAAGGCTTATCACAATACCCCCTTAGCATTTTCTCATAGAAATATCATAGTGAAGGTGGCTCTGCCTGCTTATAAGCACCTAATTCTGATTCTACTAATTGGGGAGATAGGGCACCCTCTTTGGGAGATGCTGGACAAGATTTCACAGTTCAGTGActtaggggaatggggaaaagataaatttcctcaagagagaagagtaaaaaGCCAGCAGACTCAAAGTCAGAATAGATTGATAAGAAAAGAATTGTTTACTGCTCTGTTGAAAGAGAGGTAGATTTTGGAAAAATAGATAGTATTCCATCTAATGAACTATACAAAGTGTACCAAGAAAAGGAGCTCAAATTTAGACAGAATAGGGAAGTAAGAACTACCCCTACAGATCCTCCTTAATCCTTGTATCCAAGTTTatcacaccttcagggagaataggaaattggccaagccccagctcagattaaagaaatgcaCAAATGAGATTGCACACACCAAATTAATTTGACCACatgttggaaaaatggatcaaataccgcaactagggcattaatagatactggggcagaggcctcCTTTATATATGTAAACCCTGATAAATTTAAACATGGTACTCCTATTACCATGACAGGACTGGGAGGGATTGAATATTACCCAGGAAAGTCcaactaatgatgaaaattggaccattaccaaagaaagaatatactgtggtaaTTGTACcaattcctgaatacatcattggaacagATATGTTGAGAAATATGACTCTAAATTTACCTGAGGAGAGATACCAATGTGCagtaaggaagacaggaattaatacagttttagtagGAAAATCAAAAATGGACCCAATCAATATACCTGagccttctgaagtaattactttaaagCAGTATCATGTGTCAGGTGAGCAAGATGAAAttaccaatactataaaggaatatgctGAGGCAAGAGTGTTAGTTCCTACcaccactcaatggaataatcccaTCTGGCCAGTATAAAAGTCAGATGGGATGTAGAGAATTACAGTGGATTGTAGACAATTGAATAAGATGACTCCTCCCtctatgctgctgttccagatacagTTGCATTAATAGAAAGGAACCAGAAATATGGTGGGGCGTGGTACACAGTTATTTATTTAAACAATGTTTTCTTTACTATCCCAACATATTCTACataatgggaccagtttgctttcacttggcagggtaaacaatatacttttacatgctcaccacaaggatatctgcatagccccACTATTTGTGATAGGATTGTGGTTGAATATTTGGATGAATTAGAGCCACCTGGTATACAGTTTACCCATTACATAGATAGTATCATGGTACagggaaaaatgtaaaaagtggagaagagtttgacactTTTAATTGAGCTTATGCAAATCAGAGGGTGGGAAATTAACCCTACAAAGATTTAAGGGCCAGCTCAAACCATAAAATTTTGGGGTAAACAATGTAATAATGGGCTGTGAAAGATTCTCCTGCAAGCCCAACAAAAGATTCAGGATTTTCCtatccctaccaataagaaagagacCCAAAAGTTTATAGGATTACTTGGATATTGGAGGCACCACATTTCACACCTGGGGCAggttttgaaacccttatataaagttactaggaaaaaatatgaatttgattgagGACCTgagcagagtaaagcttttgaaggtTGCTATAAAATTGGCcctagatttatggcctatggAGAATGGcctggtggaattacaagtgacagTACCAGATGAATATGCAAACTCAAGTTTATGGCAAAAAgaacaaagctgaaatgtacccttaggactTTGGTCTAGAAAACTACCTTTGTCTGGAGTTCAATATATCCTGTTTTGaaaagcagctgttagctgcatattgggctttgttagagactgaacaactgactctggacCATGAAGTAATATTAAGGGCTGGGATCCCTgtgtaatgagtaccccagcttctcacagaattggacatgtgcaagaggctagcataattaaatggaaatggtatattcaaaataggtgaaaaaacaggcaaaagtggagctTATGCTCTCcatgaatctatagcaaacaCAGATACTGAGGGAGAGGATACACTCCCTGAGTcaaagcaacagttggtacagtccttggtaaaatggaatgaggaatatgatggattaactgaagaacaagaaaaaaatcatgcacggtttactgatgggacaggaAAATATTTGGGCCACAAAAGACTAGAAAGtggtagcctataacccatgtaataggcagactttggaaagtactgggacaTGTGGAAGGAGTCAATATGATGAACTTAtagcagtacatcaagctatcaaaacagaacaaggtggacagtgtcatatattcactgattcatgggtagaagctaatgggttagctacatggatgcccatgtggaaaagtcaaaatggggaaattcatggcaaacaaatctggggcaaagaattatggggagacatatgggacatgtctttggttactactttgtcagtttttcatgtagatgctcacatgGCCCTCACTTGTCCTTACAAGAatacaacccagaaaaacacctataaaactctagatatcataAGTCTATAATATGGAACCCCagtgcagattcaaagtgacaatggctCACCTTTtaaaggtaatgaaatgaaggAATATTGTGTATTAAATAATATAagatggatatatcatattccatattatccacaagcatctgggttaattgaaagaaagaatggattattgaaataacagataagaaagttaagttctaataatgcATATCAACATTGAAAGGGTAATTTGTTAACTGCTTTACATAATTGGAACAATAGACCATTGGGaagaagtacacctctagccagaatgatgaccccaaatctacaaattagaaaacaaacaCATAATATCACAAATATTGAATATTAGACTATGAGGCAAGATGTCCCAGCactgtatccaggaatacctggttcagcaAGATgagatttacattgtttagaggacttttggttggatagaaaagaaataaggaaaatctcTAATGGAATACTTATGAGAATccctaaaaataattttgtatgaTTATTACTTAAATCACTATTAGCAACTCAACAAATATATGTATTGGCTGGGGGtaatagattctagttatcaaggagaaattattgtgacattccTAAATTTGTGTGGAGACCCTGTACAGTtttataaaaatgatagaatagttcaagtgattattagtCCTTGTGtaacaataccccttgtgaaaactaaccctccttccaaaataactaggaAAGGAActgaaggatttggttctactgatagaataaaattgggagctaaagtatgggtaaaacagaagccagacaatgttccaaaggctgcagaaattatagcacatgggaaagacagtACCATGACTATTATTTATTCAGGATAAGATGATTACCAAATTGTACCCTTAACTCATATATTCTACCATACATGAGGCTATGATAatgggttcatggactccagaagcacaGCTGACTCTATATTTACCCTTCTTTTGGTtattgtctctttgtttctttttggctttttgtgtGTTCAccttgtttgctagatttgtttcctgcaggcttactACCTACCCCCTGCAGCCGCCTGATCACTTAAGCCAAATGTCACTTTCTGTCCATGATTGTGATGTGTCACTCCTGGACCTGGTGTTGACCAGTCTCTGGATGCCAGCTGACCTGTTAAAtgggacctcttggggcagggacagctctacttccaatttcagcaggaaatAGCTATGGAAAAGGGACCTTTGCCCTTTATCCCAAGGGATTTGGGGCCTTATTCATTCTAGGGGGGAATGATGGGATGCTTGTTCTCAAGCCCCACCataagatattgttttatgtgctcattttgtgttatccctgttatattgttgtacaattctgttgacaccagttaccCTTGCACTCCCATTGACCGATGTAGTGGACAccaaagatcttggggccaaaatTTAtggtaatacaatttgaagatgtTCCCAtgtattaataggcccatgtgacctgtctcagtctcatggaagtctgagtcacatgagccagTGGAGGGAGCaccttgctgaatgggtggagcaggaaacgTGGAGCAGACCTGGGAgaaagttggtcagagcagttagagctgagggagagagaggaagaaggcaagCAGCTAGGCAAGAgcgtttgtttgtgggaaggccctagtaGGGGGAatgcttggggatggcagtgtcCCTGCATTATTATTGAGTatagacttctttgttgctatgatggatttggctttctggagtttgaataaatgtttggttctgtcttccatatagagacTCTGTTATATTTTGCTGTTGAGAACTATACCAGAATATTCATAGCCACAGTGGGCTCTGTAAATATCGTATTGGTGCTACAATTATATTATTTGAGCAGATGGAGTTATCAAATAAAATCCTAATAGCTTAGGATAACATTCAACAAAAAACAGTTTCATTCCAACCTATCTTTAGAGTTTTATGTTCTACTATTTTCCAACATACATGACATTTTCTGAGCATCCAGAACtatattcccattttccaaaaCTATTTTTCCATATTTGCCCAGCTCCTAGCTCTCCTACCACTATTTCTTCTGCCTGAAATATTCTATCTCATAGCCTACCTCTCTATGTCCACATTTGACCTACACTGCAAGATCCACCTTAGTTGCCACTTCCTCCATGAGGACTTCCCTGACCACTCCAACCCATAATGATTTCTCCTTCCCCTAAACTCATAGCTTTCATGATGTGGTCTATTCTGCTCCCTTGGAACTGAGTAATATACACTGCTTTTCAATGGTTCTAGAATGGTTGTTATTTGTATTCTTATTTGACATTTCCTGGGCCCCATAtatcactagaatgtaagcttcatgaGAGTGTGCGAAAGCATTATCCTTCTCTCCATATACCACAGTCCTGATAAAAGTGCAAGTCACATAACATAAAGtgagcaaatatttgttaaggaaGCAAACTAATGAAATCTGTAGACCACAAATGAATAACGTAATAGAACCTTTGAAAAACTTAAACAAAGCATGAGAATGATAGATTGTAGCAAATAAGTTATGAAGAGTAATGAGGAAAGAACAAGAGACTAGTAATCAACCCTACTTCTGGAGACCAAGCAGTTCCACACATCAAGCTTATGAGAAGATatttaaatgatattttctaTAAAGGACAGTTTTTTCAGCcaagaaaaatctattttgtcGCCTTCCCAGCTCTGCCCGCCACCCcactagaaaaaaagaacagaaaaaaagaaagaaaatccgtGTAATacaaatatagtcaagcaaaataaagtcCCACATTGATGAGGTATGTCTTATTctaagacaaacaactctgaaagacttaagaactccatTCAATGGTTTGACCAGTCATGAttccaaagaacaaaaagaattcatagtatcctttaaaatatatatttcaatttCCAGCTCATATTCATGCTGTGTCCTGATTCCTCCACTTACTAGCACTCTCGCCACCTATTACTTTgaatattttgtacttatttgtatatatgctgGATCCACACCACCCTGAGTGGCATGTAAATTTCTAGATGGCATgaacttctttcttttcatttatatgccTAGCATATATGAGAAGGCCCAACATGtgagaaacatttaaaattatttgagttgaattgaattttaaaaatgaataaatgaacatttgAGTTGGTGCTAGAAAACCAACAGAATCCTTCATGAaaatatttcattctgcattGAACTATAGGCAAATTGAAGCGTTAGCTTGAAAAGTAGACattaaaaattctaaaattaaCAAAAGGTCCAGAGACTATTTTTACAAAAGTCTAATGGAGGCCCAGGGAAAATGTGTGTAAAAGGTGAAAAGTAGCAGGCACAAGAAGGGCTAAATGTCAAACAGGTTAACACAGTGCAGTGTTTAATATCACTTAACAGTCTGGTTTCTTCACATAAAGAGAAAGtcctttttcaaaaatttcaaagAGAGTCTAATCTAACAGAATCAAGAAGGCCTTACAGAGTGATTCATTAGGCACAcattaaatacatttattaagcaaacgAAACAATTTCTTTAGTACTTTTTCAGGGATTTCAAGGacaagttctttttaaaaaatcacatacaTAATATTCATGGTAGTAATACTGTATTCAAAAAGAGATTGACAAGTTTCCACAAAGGAACCAAAATAGAGAAgaagttgtgtttttttaattgcacGAATGATTTTTTCATACAATTAATGCACCTAGAATCCACAAGAAAGGAATATGCCATGGAATAGGTGATGAGCTAACAAAAACCTGTagctatttcctcatttttaaattgtCAACAAATACCATTTGTAGAAATTCTCTTCATGCTAGAGTTTTCTGGCATGGAAATCTTCTCAATTTAGTCTTGCCTTTATGTCTCTGTTTCAGTAGCTTTCATTACCTTCCTTCCATCTCATAATTATACTACATCCTCCCTCAAGTTTCTGCCCTTGGATTTCCTTTCTGCTCCATCTATACTCTCCCATGATGATCTCATGCATATTTATTGTTAGAGTTATGTTTTTATGTAGGCAATATTCAAAGTTCTCTCCCATCTCTAGACTCCTGTTTTCAAATCTATACTTGAAATTCTCATTTTCTTACCCCTAGGAATTCAAATTAACGTGCTGAAAACGAAACTCATCCTTTCCCCTTACAACTTCTCTTTCCAGACATTCTTATTATGGAAGTCCTTGTcttctcatcaagtcatttaaGAGATTTTCCTGAAACTGACAAGCTGGCTACATGCTCTTCTCATTGCCAACTTCATCTCATTGTTCCTTATTGTGTAGATGACCGGATTCAGAAAGGGCATCAGAACTGCATCAAAGATAGCAAGAAATTTGTCCAGATGTGATGTGTTAAATGGCCACGCATAGAAATAGATAATTGGGCCAAAAAACAAAATCACCACCATGATATGAGATGAAAGAGTGGAGAGAGCCTTAGAAGAACCACTTGATGAATGTTTTTGAACAGTGACTAGGATGAAAATGTAGGATATTATCAAAATGAGAAAGACACCGGATGACATGAAGCCAGTGTTGGCAGTGAGCATGAACTGAAGTCTGTATGTGTCTGTGCAGGCAAGTTTGATGAACCGAGGGAAATCACAATAAAAACTGTCCAATTCATTGGGACCACAGAAGGGAAGATTAATTACAAAAGCCATTTGGATTACCGAATGGATGAGGCCAATGATCCAAGCAGCAACCAGAAGTAAAATGCACATTCTTGGGCACATAATAATCAAATAATGGAGAGGCCTACATATGGCTACATATCTATCAAAGGCCATGGCTACAAGCACCACCATCTCAGCAGTATAAATCAAGTGAATAAAGAACATTTGGGTGATGCACccagaaaatgaaatgactttgtgTTTTCTGAAAATGTCACATATCATCTTAGGGGAAGTGACAGAAGAAATGCCCAAGTCAATGAAGGAAAGGTTGGCCAGCAGGAAGTACATGGGAGAGTGTAAGTGAGGGTCAGAAGTCACTGTGAACAAAATGAGGGAATTTCCCAGAATGGTTGCCAAGTAGAAAACAGAGGAAAACACAAAGAGTAGAACCTGAATGTCCCAAGAATTGGTGAGTCCCAAGAACACAAACTCAGACACTGAAGTATGATTCACTCTGTCCATTGATTGATTCAGTGAGCAGGGCAACCTTTGAAATTGCCTGTGTgaagagaataaagagagaaTTCAAATTACTGGAAATGATAATGATATTCCAGAATTCATGTCAATTTAATAAACACTAGTCAAGGGCCTGTCATGTGCAATGCTATGGAAATCCAGTCTCATCTCACCATTGCATAGCCAGAATAACTTCTTAATCTGTGATCACATAGAACTATAAAGTTATTGCCATATTCAGTTAAAGCACTGTCTTCTGGcacttttctagcttttttcctAGAGAGTACTGGGTAAAAGCAAAGGGATGAATGCTACACAGAAAAGAGTTAGAAGAGATAGGCAAGGCAATGCATCAGAACAGAATCTGAGAAGTAGAGTCATTCCTTTCACTCTACAATTCCTGCCTTTGGTTGGTAAGGATGTTCTTGGTGGAGAATGGCAGCATCTACTATTCTAGGGCTTGGAAAAACTGAAGTGATTGCACACTTTGCTGCTTCTTCCTGCCTGTGAGattttagacaaatcacttaagctctatgACTCTCCCTTTTCTCATGTATAAATTGAGACTGCACTGCCTACTATATACtccacagggtttttgtgagaatcaactgagataatgtatagaaatgtGCGTAGTAACTAGAAAGGGTTCCATCAAACTATTACTATTtatactatttttctttcatctcatACAATTGCACTCACTGttcatacaaaaacaaaaagaacaccTAGTTAGGTCTAGGAATTGGATCctattctaagaggtagaaggggACTCAGGATATTATGTTGGACAAAAAATATGTCTATATtggtgtgaataatgaatcccttgAGGTAATAGCATTATTCCAATTCACTACATGTTTCCATTGAGCTGAAACAAATTAACATACTTTACATAATAATTCTTTATTCTCACTAGTCTTGACCTAGCAATTGGATGTAGACTTTATTAGActtagagaaagagaggcagtaAAGGGGTCAGATATCTGATCAGATTACAGGAGTGTGCTTGCTAGCAATGGGGTCAGGAGTCTTTTGTTTTGCCCATACTTGCATCTGATCATGGTCCTGTGTGGTAGAACCAGGGTGAAgagaagcactagcacaccaCAGCTTATGGAAGCAGTGGAGCAGAGACCCTAGTCACAGTTCAAGGGCAAAAAAAGAATGCTTGCGTTGactcaaagatgagaaaaaaggccagaagaaaagaaaacacatctctccctagatcataccaccttagaagaactaaaATCTTACAGACCacaagaactagctctgaaaactgcTGCACAAAaaccttaaagcttgggacagtgccctttCCTCTATGGAAGGAGAGCCCAACTTTTgcaagttaaaagtcaagaaataggctgtatGTAGACCTAGCAAATgccaaagaagaagaaacaatggagaaaatagaaagaCAAGAACTAAAGCACATATGGTGAgaataaggaaatgaagaaaacttcaaaagtaaattttaaagaggcaaaatacaataatagtagggagaaaaaaaaagaattaagacactgatggggaaaaaaagatggcaAAAGAGTCCAAAAAGCAGTGAAACTATAAATTTAGACTGCTAGTATCTTCAAGGCTTCCTAATCAATCCATAATCATTCATTAAGTCTTTACCATGGAATGTTCCTTCCTAATCACATAATTAGGAGACAACTCCCAGTGATAAATAGCTGCACTCAGTGCTGGCCTCTAGTCTAATCCTAGGCTATCCttaaggga from Trichosurus vulpecula isolate mTriVul1 chromosome 8, mTriVul1.pri, whole genome shotgun sequence harbors:
- the LOC118828954 gene encoding olfactory receptor 4F3/4F16/4F29-like; translation: MDRVNHTSVSEFVFLGLTNSWDIQVLLFVFSSVFYLATILGNSLILFTVTSDPHLHSPMYFLLANLSFIDLGISSVTSPKMICDIFRKHKVISFSGCITQMFFIHLIYTAEMVVLVAMAFDRYVAICRPLHYLIIMCPRMCILLLVAAWIIGLIHSVIQMAFVINLPFCGPNELDSFYCDFPRFIKLACTDTYRLQFMLTANTGFMSSGVFLILIISYIFILVTVQKHSSSGSSKALSTLSSHIMVVILFFGPIIYFYAWPFNTSHLDKFLAIFDAVLMPFLNPVIYTIRNNEMKLAMRRACSQLVSFRKIS